In Platichthys flesus chromosome 20, fPlaFle2.1, whole genome shotgun sequence, a single genomic region encodes these proteins:
- the LOC133975840 gene encoding dual specificity phosphatase 29-like, which produces MASHKSKTGTKINVTKAESGAADVYVTPGGYELEKILNRGSVAYTHVNEVWPNVYIGDEQTAKDKSNLRGLGITHVLNAAEGTWNNVDTGAGYYTDMDVVYYGVVAEDVQTFDLSQYFFSAARFIEETLKNPQNKLLVHCVMGRSRSATLFLAYLMICEGMTVVDAVEHVKRRRRIIPNWGFLKQLRELDTHLLEQRDALEQR; this is translated from the exons ATGGCTTCTCACAAGTCAAAGACTGGCACCAAGATAAACGTAACAAAGGCGGAATCCGGTGCAGCGGATGTGTACGTCACACCTGGGGGCTACGAGCTGGAGAAGATCCTCAACCGCGGGAGTGTGGCGTACACCCATGTCAACGAGGTCTGGCCCAACGTGTACATCGGAGACGA GCAGACGGCAAAGGACAAGTCCAACCTGAGAGGGCTGGGGATCACGCACGTGTTGAACGCAGCGGAGGGGACGTGGAACAACGTGGACACCGGCGCTGGTTACTACACGGACATGGACGTCGTGTACTATGGCGTGGTGGCCGAGGACGTCCAGACCTTCGACCTCAGCCAGTACTTCTTCTCTGCGGCTCGGTTCATAGAGGAGACGTTGAAGAATCCTCAGA ATAAGCTGCTGGTGCACTGCGTGATGGGAAGGAGTCGCTCCGCCACCCTCTTCCTGGCGTACCTCATGATCTGCGAGGGCATGACGGTGGTGGACGCCGTGGAGCACGTGAAGAGACGCAGGAGGATCATCCCCAACTGGGGCttcctgaagcagctgagggaGCTGGACACGCACCTCCTGGAGCAGAGAGACGCCCTGGAGCAGAGATGA
- the dusp13a gene encoding dual specificity protein phosphatase 13B, which produces MSAEEEPGYQTPPTCELLELLLTNRRPTGAVNEVWPDLYIGDAATAQDKSLLVDVGITHVVNAAHGPQHIDTGPGFYKGTGILYHGVEAADCKDFDLYPFFTETSDFIHGALSRGGKVLVHCARGISRSATLVLAFLLIRERLTLVEAVQVVRRHRNILPNLGFLQQLQRLDSSLALQRRTT; this is translated from the exons ATGAGCGCAGAGGAGGAGCCCGGGTACCAGACACCACCCACCTGTGAGCTGCTCGAGCTTCTGCTGACGAACAGACGTCCCACCGGAGCCGTCAACGAGGTTTGGCCCGACCTCTACATCGGAGACGC GGCCACGGCTCAGGATAAGAGCCTGTTGGTGGATGTGGGAATAACACACGTGGTGAACGCTGCACACGGCCCCCAGCACATTGACACAGGGCCGGGTTTCTACAAAGGCACCGGCATACTGTATCACGGAGTGGAAGCAGCAGACTGTAAAGATTTCGACTTGTACCCGTTCTTCACGGAGACGTCTGATTTCATTCACGGCGCTCTGAGTCGGGGAG GTAAGGTGCTCGTCCACTGTGCTCGAGGAATCAGCCGCTCGGCCACTCTGGTGTTGGCCTTCCTCCTGATCAGAGAGAGACTCACTCTGGTCGAGGCCGTTCAGGTTGTTCGCCGGCACAGGAACATTCTGCCCAACCTCGggtttctgcagcagctccagcgcCTGGACTCATCCTTGGCTCTGCAGAGGAGAACAACATGA